In Acidobacteriota bacterium, the following are encoded in one genomic region:
- a CDS encoding EutN/CcmL family microcompartment protein codes for MQIARVVGPLVSTKKSAELEAKKLLLVQPVAPDGAELGPALLAVDGVGAGVGERVLVVLEGKSAGAAIGQPGAAVDAAIVGIVDAIDEAPTVRPARDRRQARAEA; via the coding sequence ATGCAGATTGCCCGGGTCGTCGGCCCGCTCGTGTCGACGAAGAAGAGCGCGGAGCTCGAGGCGAAGAAGTTGCTGCTCGTGCAGCCCGTCGCGCCGGACGGGGCGGAGCTCGGCCCGGCGCTGCTCGCCGTCGACGGCGTTGGCGCCGGGGTGGGTGAACGCGTGCTGGTCGTACTCGAAGGGAAATCGGCAGGCGCCGCCATCGGGCAGCCCGGTGCCGCAGTCGACGCCGCGATTGTCGGCATCGTCGATGCCATCGACGAGGCCCCCACCGTTCGGCCGGCGCGAGACCGGCGCCAAGCCAGGGCCGAGGCATGA